One genomic window of Melanotaenia boesemani isolate fMelBoe1 chromosome 20, fMelBoe1.pri, whole genome shotgun sequence includes the following:
- the LOC121631403 gene encoding 4-galactosyl-N-acetylglucosaminide 3-alpha-L-fucosyltransferase 9-like — MSTTAFHKILRPLLLATFILVCFVTLFFMYFKPSTNWFYGPLDSTVFTDQVKNLFSTKSDKNMTTFGPIEPTAYTEQVKTHPVTESSKIMTVVLVWLWPFGQAYDLNVCSSLFNIEGCFITADRNLYNKSDGVVIHHRDISGDLSNLPKLQRPSFQKWIWMNLESPSHSSKLPGMANLFNLTLNYRRDADIEVPYGSIIPSETQEAFVPPKKDKLVCWIVSNWNQNHLRGKYYNDLKNHVEVHVYGNAFGNPISDQDFSPTMASCKFYLAFENSVHKDYITEKLYNPLSVGTVPVVLGTTRKNYENFIQQDAFIHVDDFNSPKELAEYLTLLDKNDEMYLNYFKWRQHFTVKKAYFWSEHTCLACDYLKRHKEYQAFNNLDEWYWG; from the coding sequence ATGTCAACCACAGCTTTTCACAAAATCCTACGACCCCTTCTGCTTGCTACTTTCATTTTGGTATGCTttgtgactttattttttatgtattttaagcCATCCACCAACTGGTTTTATGGTCCATTGGATTCAACTGTTTTCACAGACCAGGTGAAGAATCTGTTTTCCACCAAGAGTGATAAAAACATGACTACTTTTGGTCCAATAGAACCAACAGCTTACACGGAGCAGGTCAAGACACACCCTGTTACTGAGAGCAGTAAAATCATGACCGTTGTGCTGGTCTGGCTTTGGCCCTTTGGACAAGCCTATGATCTGAATGTCTGTAGCTCTCTTTTCAACATTGAGGGCTGTTTCATCACAGCAGACAGAAACCTCTACAACAAGTCAGATGGTGTTGTCATCCATCACCGAGACATCTCTGGTGATCTATCCAATCTGCCGAAGCTCCAGCGGCCATCATTTCAAAAGTGGATATGGATGAACTTGGAGTCACCGTCTCATTCATCTAAGCTACCTGGCATGGCAAACTTGTTCAATCTTACACTTAACTATCGTCGGGATGCTGACATTGAAGTGCCCTATGGGTCCATTATACCTTCAGAGACTCAGGAGGCATTTGTACCACCTAAAAAAGATAAGCTGGTATGCTGGATTGTGAGCAACTGGAACCAGAACCATTTGCGTGGGAAATAttacaatgatttaaaaaatcatgTTGAGGTTCATGTATATGGAAATGCCTTTGGGAATCCCATCTCTGACCAAGATTTTAGCCCCACCATGGCTAGCTGTAAGTTCTACTTGGCTTTTGAGAACTCAGTCCACAAAGACTACATTACTGAAAAACTGTACAACCCTCTCTCTGTGGGCACAGTGCCAGTAGTTCTGGGTACAACCAGAAAGAACTACGAGAACTTTATTCAACAAGATGCCTTCATCCATGTAGATGATTTCAACTCACCCAAGGAACTGGCAGAGTACTTGACACTTCTAGacaaaaatgatgaaatgtaCCTTAATTACTTCAAGTGGCGGCAACACTTTACAGTAAAGAAGGCATATTTTTGGTCAGAGCACACATGCTTGGCATGTGATTACCTCAAAAGGCACAAAGAGTACCAAGCATTTAATAATCTTGACGAGTGGTACTGGGGCTAA